The DNA segment GACCAATTTTGTCACTGGTGGCACTGCCAGCAACTAGTAAATGTAATTCTAAACCATATTCTCTGGCTAATTGGGCGAGGATGCGATCGCTCACTAATACCGAACGAATTGCCGCAAAATCTCCCACAGGGCAATCAGGATAAGTCTCCCACAGCATCACAGCCGCCGCTAACCGCACCACCGCATCACCAACAAACTCCAACTGTTCATAATTAGCTGATTCAGACACAGTAGGATGAGTCAATGCTAAATCCAGCAATTCCCACTTAATGGGTGCTGTTATTGGCAGACCTAATTTTCTTACTAAACTTTCAAGTTGCCTCTGACGGCGGGGATACACAAGAGTCATTTGTTAGTTGTCAGTTGTCAGTTGCCAGTTGTCAGTTGTCAGTTGTCAGTTGTCAGTTGTCAGTTGTCAGTTGTCATTGGTCGTTTCTTTTGACTAGGGACTAATGACTAATGACTATTGACTAATAACTAATGACTATCGACTAATGACTATTGACTAAAAGAGGAGAGAGTTGGTGGTAAGCCGGGTTCTGTTCTCTGTGTAAATTGCTTTACACGAGGGCGATTATCTATCTGGGACGTTTGTTACCAAACGCCTCTAGCGGCTCTCTGATAGCGGAACTGGTAAAAGACCAACCATAGTTCCTTCGGCCTTGCTCCCAACCGGGGTTTACCGAGCCAGTACCTCTCGATACTGCTGGTGCGCTCTTACCGCACCTTTGCACCCTTACCAAGAGTTGGGTATTGGGTATGGGGGATTAGGGATTGGGAAGTTTCTTCCCCAGTCCCCAACCCCTAGTCCCCAGTCCCCAATCTTGGCGGTATTTTTCTGTGGCACTATCCTCACGATCGCTCGCACTGGACGTTATCCAGCAAGTCTGGTCTTTCGGGAGTCCGGACTTTCCTCAAATCAGTTAAGCTAACTGGTCTGCAACCGCCAACGCCTACTCTCTCCCTAGCTCCAGTGTAATCTTCGTTGGTGTCTTGTGTCTGTTTTGCTTATTTCTTTTTATTCCAGGGTAGGGCATAAGTCCAAGGTAGTTTTTTGATAGTGAAGGGACAATTAATAATGGATATGGGAGGAAATTCTGACCCAGGAACAAAACCTGCTCGTACTTTAGTTACCCGCAGTACTAGTTGTAGAGAAAAGTCTAACTCCTTACCTCTATTCATAAATTCGCCATACAATTTTTTCTGAGGTGGCCCGCCCTTTTGTAACCCTGTAATATTAATTAAGGGTTTTTTTGCTGAATAAGTGCCAGCTACCTGATCGCGCTCGAAGACATCTTCGGCTGTAATGGACTCTGTTAGTGTCTTTTTTGGAACGATTAAACTAGGACTTTGTGGTACAGCTAAGTCACGGGTTAAGTCTGGTGATTTTCTAATCACTCGCCGTGATTGTTTGGAATGCTCGACTACTAAAGAGCTATTATCCCAGTCTACATAAATAGCGACATCATCAGATTTATTCTCAATGCTCATTGAGAGGTCTTTAACGTCATCATAGGAGTTAGAGGCTGCAAGTTTAAAGGATATGCCAATTTTGTCGTCGAGTTCTTGTTCTTTGAGTTGGTCATCTACTACGGATTTTTTAAACTCATATTTGATGCGATCATCAATGGCATCAACCATGCGATTAAATATATAAGATACACCAATAATATAGATTGTTAAGACAAGTAAATTTTGGTCAGTACTCCTAGTCATACTTAACTATATAAACTCCATATAATAATTTTTCCTACGTAACCCCTTGGCAACGTTCAATATTAATCACGCTCAATCATAGAAGAATTTTCTAGCCAACCTCGTTTCCAAAATAAAAATAGTAATGCAAAAGCGATCGCTCCCATAACTCCTAAGCACAGGGGGTAACCCCAATACCAGTTCAACTCAGGCATATTGTATGGCGATTTTTCCGTATTGAAATTCATTCCATATATACCTGCAACAAAAGTTAGGGGAATAAAGATTGATGAAACCACTGTCAGTAGTTTCATAACTTCATTCATTTTGTTACTGACTGCTGACAAGTATACATCCATCAATCCAGAGGCTAACTCGCGGTAGGTTTCCACCATATCCATGACTTGCACCGCATGGTCATAACAATCGCGGAGATAGATTTGCACCTCCGGGCTAATGAGTTGACTGCGATCGCGTATTAAAGCATTAATCGCATCTCGTTGCGGCCAAATAGCCCGACGCAGTTGCAGTAATTCGCGCCTCACGTGATAAATTTTTTGCAGTGTTTGGCGACTAGGACTAACGATTACTTCTTCCTCTAAATCCTCAAGTGCTTCCCCATAACGTTCCAAAACTGGGAAAAAACCATCAATAATCGCATCGAGCAAAGCATAAGCTAAATAATCAGCACCTTGGCGGCGGATAGTTCCTTTACCTTTTTCAATTCGCATCCTCACGCCTGCAAAGCAATCATGCTCTGGTTCTTCCTGAATACTTAACAGGTAGTGCTTACCTAAAATTAGACTGACTTGCTCACTATAAAACCCTGATTCCCTTTCCTTGGGTACAACCATCCGGGCAATAAATAATAATTGGTCGTCGTAATCCTCCGTTTTGGGGCGTTCCGATACATTCACCACATCTTCTAAAACCAGAGGCGGTAACTCAAAAACTTGCCCCACTCGCTCTAAGATGTCCTGATTACCCAAACCCTGGACATCTACCCAAGTCACAGAACTGGTATCCAAATAGGGTAGGCATTCTTCCGGTGTGGCAACTCGTTGATGAGTAAAATCAGTTTGGCTATAGTCAATTAAGTCGATTTCCGGTGGCGGCGCATCTGCATCAATAATGATAGTTCCGGGGATGGTTCCAGGGTAATGATAGAACTCATCTTTATATGGTTTATTGACTGCTTTGGCAAGACGACGAAGTTTTCTAATCATGCAGTTATACCCGAAACTTATTAATTAAAAGAGTCCTGAGTCAAGAGTCAATGGTCAAAATTTAGCTTCTCTCTCTAAGTCCTGAGTAAAAGTTTCTTCCCCTACACCCTTACACCCCTAAACCCCCACACCCTTACACCCTAAGCCTGACGGCAAGGTAAACTGTTGGAATTGATAAAGTTAAGCTACGCAAAGTTAGAAACAGAATCCTATGCCTGGGTTTTTATTGGAAGTTGGAACAGAAGAATTACCTGCAAGCTTTCTCGGTGGTGCGATCGCTCAGTGGCGATCGCGGATTCCCCAGAGTTTAGCAGCTAATAGCCTCACCAGTGAATCTGTAGAGGTCTACGGGACTCCCCGGCGTTTGGCAGTACTCATCACAGGTTTACCATCCCAACAGCCAGATCGGGAAGAGGAAATCAAAGGCCCACCCGCCCAAGCAGCTTTTAAAGATGGTCAACCAACTCCAGCCGCCGTAGGTTTTGCTAAAAAGCAAGGGGTAGAACTAGAGGCGTTAGAGGTACGCCCCACGGATAAGGGGGAATTTGTCTTTATTCAGAAAAAAACACCCGGTCGTCCTGTGGCAGACATTCTAACCGAACTTGTCCCTCAATGGATTTATAGCCTAGAAGGTAAGCGGTTGATGCGTTGGGGTGATGGGGATGTGAGATTTTCCCGTCCCATTCGCTGGTTAGTTGCTTTATTAGATGAGGCGATTTTGCCCCTGGAATTGGTGAATGGTTCCTTGACGGTGAAGAGCGATCGCATTTCTTACGGTCATCGGGTTTTACATCCCGCACCAATTACAATTCAGAAAGCGGGTGATTACGTCAATACGCTGCGTGATGGTTATGTGACTGTAAATGCTAAGGAACGGACGACGACAATTAAAGAGCAAGTAGCCGCTACGGTGCAAAAATTAGGCGGTTATACAGAAATTTACCCAGATTTATTAGAGGAAGTTACTAACTTAGTAGAATGGCCTTCCCCAGTGGTTGGTAAATTTGAAGAAGAATTTTTAAACTTACCGACGGAAGTGACGACAACAGTCATGGTGAGTCACCAACGTTATTTTCCTGTATTCAAGACTGGGGATCATAAAGAACTTTTACCTTATTTCATCACCGTTTCTAACGGCGACCCCACTAAATCAGAAGTGATTGCGGTTGGTAATGAAAGAGTGATTCGGGCAAGATTAGCAGATGGTCAGTTTTTCTATAAAACAGATTTATCCAAGAGTTTAGAAAGTTATTTACCCCAATTAGAAACAGTCACTTTTCAAGAAGACCTTGGTTCTTTACGTGGCAAGGTAGAGAGAATTGTTAAGGTTGCTGCACAGATTAGTAGCCAACTGCAATTAGGGGAAGGCGATCGCCAAAACAACCAAAGAGCCGCTTTATTATGTAAAGCTGATTTAGTCACCCAAATGGTGTTTGAATTCCCAGAACTACAGGGAATTATGGGACAAAAGTATGCTGTAGCTAGTGGAGAAAGTCCAGAAGTATCCACGGCAATTGTTGAACATTATTTACCACGGGGAGCCGATGACATCTTACCCCAAACCCTCACAGGTCAAGTTGTGGGTTTGGCAGATAGACTCGATACCTTAGTGAGTATCTTTGGCTTGGGGTTAATTCCCACAGGTTCATCTGACCCCTTTGCTTTGCGCCGCGCCGCTAACGCTGTAGTTAACATTACTTGGGCTGCTAATTTACAAATCAACTTAGCTAGTTTACTGGCACAAACAGTAGCCGAATTTGCTGCCCAATACAATAAAGACCAAGCGCCATTAATTACAGCCTTAAATGAATTCTTTTTGCAACGTATTCGCACCTTATTACAAGAAGAGAAACAAATTGACTACGACTTAGTAAATGCAGTATTGGGAGAGAATGACCCAGAATATACAGAACGGGCATTACAGGATTTACTAGATGTGCGCGATCGCGCCCTCTATCTACAACAAATCCGCCGCGACGGTACACTAGATAAAATCTACGAAACCGTGAACCGTTCCACACGCCTAGCAGCCCAAGGTGATTTAGATACCCAACAGCTAGACCCCACATCTGTAGTGCGTCCTGAATTGTTCCAAAAGCCTTCCGAATCAGATTTTTATGATGCTTTGGTTAAACTAGTACCCCAAACGCAAGCAGCACAAGAGTCACGCAACTATCAATTGTTAGTAGCGGGGTTGGTGGAGATTGCGCCTACGGTGAGTAACTTCTTTGATGGAGCAGATAGCGTTTTAGTGATTGACCCCGACCCAGAAATCAAGCGCAATCGCCTAAATATCCTGGGATTATTGCGGAATCATGCCCGTGTGTTAGCTGACTTTGGGGCGATCGTGAAAAATCTGTAGTATAAAGCAATAAAAAGTGGTGTAATTTTTGCCCATTAAGCGCTACCATTATGAGTGCTTAACCAGGGAACTCTGCCACAGTCTATGTCCAAAGCCCATGTAGTTGGATTAGGAAAGTCCGGTGTTGCTGCGGCGAGATTGTTGAAACGGGAAGGTTGGGAGGTAGTTCTGAGCGACAGTAACACCTCCGATACCCTCCTCAAACAGCAACAAGAACTCGCTAAAGAACAAATCACAGTTGAATTAGGGTATTCATTAGATTTTGCTGGTGCTTTACCTGATTTGATTATTGTGAGTCCCGGCGTTCCTTGGGACATTCCCGACTTAGTCAAAGCGCGAGATTTGGGCATAGAAACTATTGGCGAAATGGAACTCGCTTGGCGACATTTAAAGTCTTTGCCTTGGGTAGGAATTACCGGCACTAACGGCAAAACCACCACCACAGCCTTAATTGCCGCTATCTTTCAAGCAGCCGGATTCGATGCCCCCGCTTGCGGTAACATTGGCTATGCGGCTTGTGAAGTGGCTCTAGCAGAAATACCCCCCGATTGGATAATTGGGGAAATGAGCAGCTATCAAATAGAATCGTCCGTCACCCTAGCCCCTCATATTAGTATCTGGACAACCTTCACCCCAGATCACCTAGCCCGTCACAAGACTTTAGAAAACTATTACGACATTAAAGCCAAGTTATTACGTCAATCCCATTTACAAGTGTTCAATGGTGATGATGCCTACTTATCTAAGATAGGTGCAAGTCATTGGCCGGATGCCTATTGGACAAGTGTGCAAGGGAAAGAATCCCTACTTGGTGAAAAAGGCTTTTATATTGAAGATGGCTGGGTGGTAGAACAATTGCCAAACTCCCCACCCCAAAGAATTGTCGAAGCCTCAGCTCTACGCATGGTAGGGGCGCACAACCTGCAAAATCTCCTCATGGCAGTAGCCGCAGCCCGTTTAGCAGATATTTCCCCCAATGCCATTGACAAGGCGGTGCGAGAATTTCCAGGGGTTGCTCATCGCTTAGAACACATCTGCACTTGGGAAGGCATCGACTTTATCAACGACAGCAAAGCCACAAACTACGATGCGGCGGAAGTAGGACTAGCATCGGTGAAAAGCCCAGTGGTTTTAATAGCTGGCGGTGAAGCCAAACCAGGGGATGATACAGCTTGGTTGGCGAAAATCCAAGCGCAAACATCAGCCGTGTTACTTATTGGTAGTGCTGCACCAGCATTCGCCCAACGCCTAAAAGAAGTTGGGTATACCCATTATGAAATCGTGGAGACGATGGAAAAAGCGGTAAGGCGATCGCTAGAATTAGCTAAACACCATCAAGCCCCCGTAGTCTTGTTATCCCCAGCCTGCGCCAGCTTCGACCAATACCCCAATTTTGAAGCACGGGGCGATCATTTTCGGGAGTTGTGTCTGGAATTGGTAGGGGAAAAAGAAACAAATTCAAATCATCATTAATGCTGATGTACTCTCTCCAGTAGCCAAATTGAAGCGATCGCCCCCACAAAATGGGCCGCAATACCATTGATATTCCCTACCATCACAAACACATCCAGCGCCCTGATAATTTTGTTGGGGTCAGTAATGGCTACCCCTGGTGGTTGGGAAATAGATTTTGCAATGAGTACACCCAAGGTTGCACCAGCACCTATGAGGGTTAGTAGTATTCCCACTAAACTTACTATTATTCCTAACCGAATCGCTTGAGTTGTATCTGCCTTGCTGGGGTGTAAAGCCGGATTGGGATTTGCTAAATGCTTACCGATGCGGGTGTAACGAAAATCCCAATACACACTAAACAATAAAGCTATAACACCGCAGACAGCCCAAAATATGCCAATTCCCAGTCCTGCGTTTGGTTGCTCTGCAAAGCCGCGGCCAGTGGAGGCGAAAAGTAAAGCTAAACCAGCAACCACAGCCAGTCCCAGTTGTACCCAAAGAGTAATCCAGCCTGTGAGACGAATTGTATTGGCAATTCCGTAGAGGGTAGGCGCTCCCCCTACAGTAGGTGACGAGCGCATTTCTGATTCCGCTTCCATATCAATTTCCTTTGCTTATGCCCCAATCACTACGATATTTCCCCTCTTGTACACAAACGCCCACCCACAGACAGAACACCCCTCCACCCAGGAGACATAAAGTTACGTATCTCAAACTTAGGATTGATGGGTAATTAGGGTTTTGGTTGCCAAAATATAGGCACAATCAGGCATATTTAAGCGATAAATAGCATTTGCTAAGGAATAAGGGACATGATTAAATCTTGGATGGTGATTGGCGGTGTGGCTATTTTAGTAGCCTTGGCTGCTAATTTAATTGCACCAAGCGATCGCAAGTGGTTCAACCGCCTGCAAAGACCCAGATGGTTAACATTTGAAGCAGCAATCCCAGTGATCTGGACTGTAATTTTTATCTGTGGTGCTTGGTCTGCTTATATTGTGTGGGAGAAAAACCCAGGAACCAATACAACATGGTTGATCATGGGTTTATACTTGCTATTAGAAATTGTGACTATTGCATATACACCTGTGATGTCCAGGCTCCGTAGTCTTCGGGTGGGTACAATTATCGGAGGTACAGGTTTAGTTATTAGCCTAATTTTAACCCTGGTTGTCTTAAATAGTTCTGGTTGGGCAGCATTATTACTAGTTCCTTATTTGCTGTGGAGTCCCATCGGCACTTACACAACTTGGCAAATGGCTCATCTCAATCCTCAAGATGCTTAATATTCCTACTAATGACTGATTAATCCCCTATCCGCCATTGTCAAACTAGCAGGATTAGGACTTACGTATAAAAGCGAAAAATTATGGTTTTGAGAGGTACAGGTCATAGGTGTTTAAAACCCTTACCCCCTTATACCCTACTAACTAAAGTGAAGAGTTTCGTTGCGTTAGTCCTGAATATATGACTGGAAAAAATCTCAGGGATAGGAAAAAGTATGATTCCCTCTTGGTTAGTGATTGGGGCTGTAACTTTCTTAGTCGCAGTTGGAAGTTTCTTCATTACACCCCGTGATGTTAAATGGTTTGCCCAATTAAGTCGCCCCCGATGGCTAGTTTTTGAGCAATTTATCCCCTTGATTTGGACTGTAATTTTTATTTGCGGTGCGGCTTCCGCCTACATCGTTTGGGAACACAACCCAGGCGGTACGATCACCTGGCTACTAATGGTTTTATACCTTTTAGTAGAAATAATCACCGTAACTTATATACCTTTAATGTTGAGATTTCGCAGTCTCAAAACAGGAGAAATTATTGGCTTAAGCGGTTTCATCGCAGCTGTTGTGTTAGCGATCGCTGTACTACCTATTTCTGGGCTAGCATCTGTATTATTGATTCCCTATCTACTATGGAGTCCCATCGGTACATATACCACCGACGAACTAAGGCAACTCAATCCTGAAGACGCTTAAACTCAGAACTATGGCACACGTCCATAAATGGCGGTAGGCTGATTACTCAACCAAGCCCACATTTGATCACCGTAGCAAAAATGCCACCACTCCTTCGGATTACGTTGGAAACTAGCTTTTAACATGACATCACACAACAATTGACGATGAGCGTGATACTCCGGCGCTGCTGGTTCTTTACTATTGGCATAGTAATCGGGATGCGATCGCTCTGACAATTCATCAATCGGCGAACCCATGTTTACAACCTGTCCGCCATCATCTACTAAAGTCACGTCTACTGCTGCACCGGTACTGTGGGGTGGAGGAGTTTTTTCATCCAAACTCGGTACAGCCCAAATTTCATAAACCGCTTGCCAAATTTCTTGGCGTTGCTGCGGCGTTAATTCAGCCTCAATTAACCCTCGTTCCTCAACTGCCATAGCGAAGCTGTAATCTACCATAAACTGCTGCACAGCTACTGGACGATAGGCATCAAAAATTTGGATGCGCCAGCGAGGACGCAGCGACTCTAAATAACTTTGAGCTTTTATTAAACAGTTAACAACACTCTGACGCAAAAAATAAGGTGAATATTCTCCGTAAGCAGCCCCTAATCTTGCATAAGGATGGGGAGACTCCCAGGAAAATAATTCTAAAGGAATCTCTACTAGCGGTTCACCACATTCCACAATAAGTATTTGATGATAAGGTCTGATCTGGTAATTAATCACTCTCAGTAGATTTAGATTTAACTAAACCTAGAATTTACCTTTTTTTAAGTAGGATTTACCCATGAAAATGAAAAATCAAGGGTTTGCACAAAGACATAGGAGGTAAATGTTTAAAATCCTACCCTTATCCCCTTATACCCGTCTCAACAGACAACCTGGGTGGGTAAGTCCTTTCAAGGATAAGAGTAACCATTATTTTGAATCCCGTTGATATTCTGCCCCTGAGGCAAGCCATTATTAGGAAAATTAGATTGGGGTAGTTGTGAATTGCCGTAATTACCAGGAATTACTGGATTTGTGGTTGTGTTAACGTTAGTGCGAGGATTTCGCACGCGATAGGGGCCAATAATCGGTGATGTTCCAGTCAGGACGCTTGATGTTGATTGATTTTGGTTTGGTAAATTTTGAAGATAATTTAAATTATGGGAGGGGTTCGGTAAAGTTTGCTGAATATAACCTGTTCCTGAACTGACTCCTGTATTAGGTGCGATCGGCTGATTGTTGTTCAAGTTATTATAAGGAAGTGGCTGAATGTAACCCGTTCCCGAATTTAACCTCGTATTTAGTGGAACAGCCTGACCGTTATTTAAGTTATTGTAAGAACTTGGTTGTGTATAATTTGAGCCAGGATTTAAACCCGTGCTAGGTGAAAACGTTGGACTAGGTTGAGTGCTGCTGGGAAAAGACTGCATCACTCCACCATAGGAAGGTACGCCTGTAGGGTTGATGACGGCTGAAGGGTTATTATTTAAACTAGGCACGGTTTGATTAGGCGATTGGTTCAGTCCTGTTGGTAATACAGTACTTGAGTTAATGTTCTGCCTACCGTTGATTTGATTAACCAACCCTGGACTGAATATAGAAGGATTAGCAGTTTCTCTTATGGGTGCAGTGGAACCATTCCCCACTTTGTATCCCAACAACTGATTATTATCTGTTGCACCAAACCGCAATAAATTTTCTGCTTCTGACACAAAGATACTTTTTCCGACAGTTGTAGGTAATTGACCGTTAACTAAATTGGCCCCTGAATTTGGTTTAGGAGTATCAATAGACTGTGTTTTGTTGGCTGTATTAGGTACTGGAGTTTTATTTTTATTCTCCTGCGATTTAGCTATCGTTGTTGGTGTAATGATTGGCTCAGTTTCAGCAAACAAGGACTGCAAATTATCAATATCTGCTGCAATAGCTTTATCCTCTTCAGACAGAGAGGGGTCATCAGCATTTGCCGCAGGATTCTGAGTTGCTGGATTGCTAGTTGATACATCGGGGTTAGCCCAGTATTGCTGAATAACTAGCCCTACGACACATAGGAAAATTGCTGTTCCCCAAAAACTAGGTTTGCCCAAATTTAATAACCTAGCTCTGAGATAGCGCCAGTATGGAGAGGGATAACGACGATTTGGCATATATTTTTGCTAGATAACTTATTTACAGTTTTATATTATTTATACTTAGGATTGTATGATTTATTCCTACCTACCTATTTAAAGTGTAGGTGTTGCAGTCTTGAAATTTGGTAATGGGCTTTCGCCAAAAGCGTCAGCCAAACTGTCATTGATATTTGCCAATAAAGAATTTTCCAACAACCTCTTAGCTATTACCCATTACCAGTTCTAATTCATTAAAATCTTTCTGTTTCCTGAGATGGTGCGACGGCTCCTGGTTGAGACATAAAGAAGTTTTGGGCAGACTCATTTTGGTAAATACACCTAATATCAGGTTTTTCGCTGTCTAAATTACCTGTAAAGCCAAAGGTGTTGAGACGATTCTTACATTCTCTAACTTGATCGGATGTGACAAGTTTACGTTGTTCCAAAAGCGCCCAGTTATTTTGCCGCAGAACACATCCAGGCCGCATACTAGGTTGAGCAACATAGACATTGAACGGATTAAGAGTCACAAATAATCTAGCATCCATTACCATTGCACTAGCCCCATACTGGACGCAAATCTCTGGATTTGGTGCTTTCGTGTCGATAAATTCACGAGAGGCAACATTTGATGAAGATAAGGTGGTTGTAGAGCTAAAAGCAATACCAATTCCAATT comes from the Nostoc sp. PCC 7120 = FACHB-418 genome and includes:
- a CDS encoding DUF3611 family protein, yielding MEAESEMRSSPTVGGAPTLYGIANTIRLTGWITLWVQLGLAVVAGLALLFASTGRGFAEQPNAGLGIGIFWAVCGVIALLFSVYWDFRYTRIGKHLANPNPALHPSKADTTQAIRLGIIVSLVGILLTLIGAGATLGVLIAKSISQPPGVAITDPNKIIRALDVFVMVGNINGIAAHFVGAIASIWLLERVHQH
- a CDS encoding TspO/MBR family protein; protein product: MIKSWMVIGGVAILVALAANLIAPSDRKWFNRLQRPRWLTFEAAIPVIWTVIFICGAWSAYIVWEKNPGTNTTWLIMGLYLLLEIVTIAYTPVMSRLRSLRVGTIIGGTGLVISLILTLVVLNSSGWAALLLVPYLLWSPIGTYTTWQMAHLNPQDA
- the corA gene encoding magnesium/cobalt transporter CorA yields the protein MIRKLRRLAKAVNKPYKDEFYHYPGTIPGTIIIDADAPPPEIDLIDYSQTDFTHQRVATPEECLPYLDTSSVTWVDVQGLGNQDILERVGQVFELPPLVLEDVVNVSERPKTEDYDDQLLFIARMVVPKERESGFYSEQVSLILGKHYLLSIQEEPEHDCFAGVRMRIEKGKGTIRRQGADYLAYALLDAIIDGFFPVLERYGEALEDLEEEVIVSPSRQTLQKIYHVRRELLQLRRAIWPQRDAINALIRDRSQLISPEVQIYLRDCYDHAVQVMDMVETYRELASGLMDVYLSAVSNKMNEVMKLLTVVSSIFIPLTFVAGIYGMNFNTEKSPYNMPELNWYWGYPLCLGVMGAIAFALLFLFWKRGWLENSSMIERD
- the murD gene encoding UDP-N-acetylmuramoyl-L-alanine--D-glutamate ligase — encoded protein: MSKAHVVGLGKSGVAAARLLKREGWEVVLSDSNTSDTLLKQQQELAKEQITVELGYSLDFAGALPDLIIVSPGVPWDIPDLVKARDLGIETIGEMELAWRHLKSLPWVGITGTNGKTTTTALIAAIFQAAGFDAPACGNIGYAACEVALAEIPPDWIIGEMSSYQIESSVTLAPHISIWTTFTPDHLARHKTLENYYDIKAKLLRQSHLQVFNGDDAYLSKIGASHWPDAYWTSVQGKESLLGEKGFYIEDGWVVEQLPNSPPQRIVEASALRMVGAHNLQNLLMAVAAARLADISPNAIDKAVREFPGVAHRLEHICTWEGIDFINDSKATNYDAAEVGLASVKSPVVLIAGGEAKPGDDTAWLAKIQAQTSAVLLIGSAAPAFAQRLKEVGYTHYEIVETMEKAVRRSLELAKHHQAPVVLLSPACASFDQYPNFEARGDHFRELCLELVGEKETNSNHH
- a CDS encoding M15 family metallopeptidase is translated as MRPYHQILIVECGEPLVEIPLELFSWESPHPYARLGAAYGEYSPYFLRQSVVNCLIKAQSYLESLRPRWRIQIFDAYRPVAVQQFMVDYSFAMAVEERGLIEAELTPQQRQEIWQAVYEIWAVPSLDEKTPPPHSTGAAVDVTLVDDGGQVVNMGSPIDELSERSHPDYYANSKEPAAPEYHAHRQLLCDVMLKASFQRNPKEWWHFCYGDQMWAWLSNQPTAIYGRVP
- the glyS gene encoding glycine--tRNA ligase subunit beta; its protein translation is MPGFLLEVGTEELPASFLGGAIAQWRSRIPQSLAANSLTSESVEVYGTPRRLAVLITGLPSQQPDREEEIKGPPAQAAFKDGQPTPAAVGFAKKQGVELEALEVRPTDKGEFVFIQKKTPGRPVADILTELVPQWIYSLEGKRLMRWGDGDVRFSRPIRWLVALLDEAILPLELVNGSLTVKSDRISYGHRVLHPAPITIQKAGDYVNTLRDGYVTVNAKERTTTIKEQVAATVQKLGGYTEIYPDLLEEVTNLVEWPSPVVGKFEEEFLNLPTEVTTTVMVSHQRYFPVFKTGDHKELLPYFITVSNGDPTKSEVIAVGNERVIRARLADGQFFYKTDLSKSLESYLPQLETVTFQEDLGSLRGKVERIVKVAAQISSQLQLGEGDRQNNQRAALLCKADLVTQMVFEFPELQGIMGQKYAVASGESPEVSTAIVEHYLPRGADDILPQTLTGQVVGLADRLDTLVSIFGLGLIPTGSSDPFALRRAANAVVNITWAANLQINLASLLAQTVAEFAAQYNKDQAPLITALNEFFLQRIRTLLQEEKQIDYDLVNAVLGENDPEYTERALQDLLDVRDRALYLQQIRRDGTLDKIYETVNRSTRLAAQGDLDTQQLDPTSVVRPELFQKPSESDFYDALVKLVPQTQAAQESRNYQLLVAGLVEIAPTVSNFFDGADSVLVIDPDPEIKRNRLNILGLLRNHARVLADFGAIVKNL
- a CDS encoding TspO/MBR family protein — protein: MIPSWLVIGAVTFLVAVGSFFITPRDVKWFAQLSRPRWLVFEQFIPLIWTVIFICGAASAYIVWEHNPGGTITWLLMVLYLLVEIITVTYIPLMLRFRSLKTGEIIGLSGFIAAVVLAIAVLPISGLASVLLIPYLLWSPIGTYTTDELRQLNPEDA
- a CDS encoding DUF3172 domain-containing protein, with the protein product MRRKSTGRSTTTSKSPGFQPSIFNFATIAILGGVLVLGIGIGIAFSSTTTLSSSNVASREFIDTKAPNPEICVQYGASAMVMDARLFVTLNPFNVYVAQPSMRPGCVLRQNNWALLEQRKLVTSDQVRECKNRLNTFGFTGNLDSEKPDIRCIYQNESAQNFFMSQPGAVAPSQETERF